From Candidatus Leptovillus gracilis, the proteins below share one genomic window:
- a CDS encoding tetratricopeptide repeat protein — protein MTTITLHAYHQQINKLLDDNQYGLAIEHCRHILQQQPQHIATYRLLAKALLEKGEYTGATELFQRILSAAPSDYIAHAGLSIIYKEEDVLPQAIWHLERAYEIEPYNATIQQELRALYTNHHLDARRSGPRNGDTAVIPATLFLTEGALSRLYLRSELYDQAVTLLRAAIAKDEERVDLRVLLMEALWRNGRRMEAVNAALNILDHLPNCITANAILAEIWLRTGRVDEAQAYLQRVHGLLLLDTQHLDPETPEGSAFCAEGAFPLPPVIELDYLGMEGGQADFEETGVWSPVTPALAGQPETETETDDDMYQWLEGLTGELPPVAAATSAMLARTDEDEDTAEGDALIPEVTAVTKPQSDWLTSLVGPDEDETSESDLFAADQNEAALDWLAGEDAGLFVAPAAGHDTDEDDLAPDWLSAINQDDLEPIQLDTLTAAAWMRESEPAAEADDGAAQDEYEWLEIDPDDAPDDAAAGEIDLSQFGDFQRRSDSSRDDEEVVWRLTDELKQRDVESDAEAEAAAASEDIFAGMDLSLPADLHADVPTWLMGGSETGDLYDDTAATSGEVAQELAAWVAASNPADPETDDAMDWFRDDALEEDDEDEYEDEDEFEDEEFFADEPEVATTSAAYDTAVDRELDLPDSGSLPEWLSHAAPSRVDSDLLGTGSLAQADDQPSDDLISDELPDWLQSEAAAIPAKPVPTGSLPDWLVGASLDTMDSAPLDETKAAQFTDQQSEVDSPPADAWEEQGLGTPVMSGMLSAAARMDDLPPVVQDDDLDLGDTLPDWLMSDDDAAPFAAISSLDVDLEEVVSDDKEETTTGPTKEPETPTDQPAQPDEELDWLDDLASLSQAAVGGAEALQDSGELPEWMGMDLDELAEETAVSLDEPEPAITLLDEEPELDWLDALAASETTAEPQDELPTWQWPEAQPGPDQPADKLAAAAETDWDAALLEIGQEPAAVPGELDDAMAWLEELAGEPGAPVEELPTVAQDPDLDDLFTSLDVSETILALDSPEEAFDLPPEDPDEAMAWLERLAARQGAPLDELPSVPTDSQPVEGIADWMFAADAVETAADEGFEQGLFDSMPTGDADWTADGAELEGIELEELDIEPVEVLLTAAAITEEPEDAIEDDLSLAVPDDPDELMAWLERLAARQGAPLDELPSIDAETWLDEPLTKTPSLEALEPELEALESEDEFWPAAMGLETAVSDASQPDLLPEALEDLDETMAWLEGLTAGQGAASADLDLFGDEIGDELGDEIGDKIAVEIAGDLSLATPPAPLDDLADTMSWLENLAEEEGEDETAVPDWLPNDEDVAPETRHVPPVAPALLAELAWLEEETDWSSAAAPTPDSDLDALIISDEELAAALDQLESLVGLSPVEEEPPAPQPKDLPADIADEADDLLVGEWSDDEWSDDLWDDALLNDALDEDGDLLEPTVAKIESSESAAGDDLLEAIPDDPDEAMAWLERLAARQGASLDELPSLYDADEATLAALTAVPPLDDAPAPAIAPKRTSPTTLTMRWPGWSSWPPARAHLWTSCPVCKTRWMTFRPRPGLLPSKTPPPK, from the coding sequence GTGACAACCATTACCCTGCACGCTTATCATCAACAAATCAACAAACTTCTGGATGATAACCAGTACGGTCTGGCGATTGAACACTGCCGCCATATTTTGCAGCAGCAGCCGCAGCATATTGCTACTTATCGCCTTTTGGCCAAAGCGCTGTTGGAAAAAGGGGAATACACCGGCGCGACGGAGTTGTTCCAGCGCATCCTCAGCGCAGCCCCCAGCGATTATATTGCCCATGCCGGTCTTTCGATTATTTACAAAGAAGAAGACGTGCTGCCCCAGGCTATCTGGCATCTGGAACGTGCCTACGAGATTGAACCGTACAACGCCACGATTCAGCAAGAACTGCGCGCTTTGTATACCAATCACCACCTCGATGCCAGGCGCAGCGGGCCAAGAAATGGGGACACGGCCGTTATCCCCGCCACGCTCTTTCTGACTGAAGGCGCTCTGTCCCGCCTGTATTTACGCAGCGAATTGTATGACCAGGCCGTGACCTTGCTGCGCGCAGCCATCGCCAAAGATGAAGAGCGCGTAGATTTGCGCGTGCTGCTGATGGAAGCCTTGTGGCGTAACGGCCGCCGCATGGAAGCGGTCAACGCCGCGCTAAATATCCTCGACCACCTGCCCAACTGCATCACCGCCAACGCTATCCTGGCCGAAATCTGGCTGCGTACCGGCCGTGTGGACGAAGCCCAGGCTTACCTTCAGCGCGTACACGGCCTACTGCTGCTAGATACCCAACACCTGGACCCCGAAACGCCGGAAGGCAGCGCCTTTTGCGCCGAGGGCGCCTTCCCTCTACCGCCGGTCATCGAATTGGATTACTTAGGCATGGAAGGCGGCCAGGCCGATTTTGAGGAGACAGGCGTTTGGTCGCCAGTGACGCCTGCGCTCGCCGGCCAGCCCGAAACCGAAACGGAGACCGACGACGACATGTACCAATGGCTGGAAGGGCTGACCGGCGAACTGCCGCCCGTCGCGGCCGCCACGTCGGCGATGCTCGCCCGGACAGACGAAGACGAAGATACGGCCGAAGGAGACGCCCTGATTCCCGAAGTAACGGCCGTAACCAAGCCTCAGTCCGATTGGTTAACCAGTCTGGTTGGCCCCGACGAGGACGAAACATCAGAGTCCGACCTGTTCGCTGCCGACCAAAACGAAGCCGCCCTGGATTGGTTGGCTGGGGAGGATGCTGGTTTGTTTGTGGCCCCAGCCGCCGGGCACGATACCGACGAGGATGATCTCGCACCCGATTGGCTGTCCGCAATCAACCAGGATGATCTAGAACCTATCCAACTAGATACCCTGACGGCCGCTGCCTGGATGCGTGAAAGCGAACCTGCCGCCGAAGCGGATGACGGTGCGGCGCAGGATGAGTACGAGTGGTTAGAAATTGACCCTGACGATGCCCCAGACGACGCCGCAGCCGGAGAAATTGATCTCAGCCAATTTGGCGACTTCCAACGGAGGTCGGACAGTTCCCGGGATGATGAAGAGGTGGTATGGCGTCTGACTGACGAATTGAAACAGCGAGACGTCGAATCAGATGCCGAAGCTGAGGCAGCGGCCGCCTCAGAAGATATTTTTGCTGGGATGGATCTGTCGCTCCCCGCCGACTTGCACGCCGACGTGCCGACCTGGCTGATGGGTGGCAGCGAAACCGGCGACCTTTATGACGATACGGCCGCCACAAGCGGCGAAGTGGCCCAGGAGTTGGCCGCGTGGGTAGCCGCCAGCAATCCAGCCGACCCGGAAACCGATGACGCCATGGATTGGTTCCGCGACGACGCGCTTGAAGAGGATGATGAGGATGAATACGAAGACGAGGACGAGTTTGAAGACGAAGAGTTCTTTGCTGATGAACCGGAAGTCGCCACAACCTCGGCCGCGTATGATACGGCCGTTGACCGCGAATTAGATTTGCCCGACAGCGGCAGCTTGCCGGAGTGGTTAAGCCATGCCGCCCCTTCTCGTGTAGATTCTGACCTTTTGGGAACCGGCAGCCTGGCGCAGGCAGACGACCAACCGAGTGACGATCTGATAAGCGATGAATTGCCAGATTGGCTGCAAAGTGAGGCCGCGGCCATTCCTGCTAAACCCGTGCCAACCGGCAGCTTACCAGATTGGCTCGTGGGCGCCAGCCTGGATACGATGGATTCTGCCCCACTCGATGAAACAAAAGCGGCGCAGTTCACGGACCAACAATCCGAAGTAGATTCGCCACCGGCTGATGCCTGGGAAGAACAAGGATTGGGAACGCCGGTGATGAGCGGCATGTTGAGCGCCGCAGCCAGGATGGACGACTTGCCCCCAGTCGTTCAAGACGATGACCTGGACCTGGGCGATACGTTACCTGATTGGCTGATGTCTGACGACGATGCGGCGCCATTTGCAGCAATATCCAGCCTGGACGTGGATTTGGAGGAAGTTGTGAGCGACGATAAAGAGGAAACAACCACCGGGCCAACAAAAGAACCAGAAACGCCCACCGATCAACCGGCGCAGCCGGATGAAGAATTAGACTGGCTGGACGATCTGGCAAGCCTGTCACAAGCGGCTGTCGGCGGCGCGGAAGCCTTGCAGGACAGCGGCGAACTGCCAGAGTGGATGGGGATGGACCTGGACGAATTAGCCGAGGAAACGGCCGTATCGCTCGATGAACCTGAACCAGCTATAACGCTCCTGGATGAAGAACCAGAACTAGATTGGCTGGATGCCCTGGCTGCCAGCGAGACAACCGCCGAACCTCAGGACGAACTGCCCACCTGGCAGTGGCCGGAAGCCCAACCCGGACCCGACCAACCCGCCGACAAACTGGCTGCTGCTGCGGAAACAGATTGGGACGCAGCACTTCTAGAGATCGGCCAGGAACCCGCAGCCGTTCCCGGTGAACTGGACGATGCCATGGCCTGGCTGGAGGAATTGGCCGGCGAACCTGGCGCGCCGGTAGAAGAGCTGCCCACTGTGGCCCAAGACCCAGACCTCGATGACCTGTTCACCTCCCTGGATGTTTCAGAGACAATTCTGGCGTTGGATTCGCCCGAAGAGGCGTTCGACCTGCCGCCAGAAGACCCGGATGAAGCGATGGCCTGGCTGGAGCGCCTGGCCGCCCGCCAGGGCGCGCCCCTGGATGAACTGCCCTCTGTGCCCACCGATAGCCAGCCTGTGGAAGGTATAGCCGACTGGATGTTTGCAGCCGACGCAGTGGAAACTGCGGCGGACGAGGGGTTTGAACAAGGATTATTTGATAGTATGCCGACCGGCGACGCCGATTGGACAGCCGATGGCGCCGAATTGGAAGGTATCGAATTAGAAGAGCTTGACATTGAGCCGGTCGAAGTGCTGTTGACGGCCGCCGCAATCACCGAAGAGCCAGAGGACGCCATAGAAGATGATCTGAGTCTAGCCGTGCCCGACGACCCGGATGAGCTGATGGCCTGGCTGGAACGATTGGCTGCCCGTCAGGGCGCGCCTCTGGACGAACTGCCTTCCATTGACGCTGAAACCTGGTTGGATGAGCCGTTGACTAAGACGCCATCCCTGGAAGCTCTGGAGCCGGAACTCGAAGCTCTGGAATCGGAAGATGAGTTCTGGCCAGCGGCGATGGGGTTGGAAACGGCCGTCTCAGACGCCTCTCAGCCAGACCTGCTGCCCGAAGCCCTGGAAGATCTGGACGAGACGATGGCCTGGTTGGAAGGATTGACGGCCGGTCAGGGCGCAGCCAGCGCCGACCTGGACCTGTTCGGCGATGAAATCGGCGACGAACTGGGTGATGAAATCGGCGATAAGATCGCTGTTGAAATCGCCGGCGATTTATCCCTCGCCACGCCGCCCGCTCCCCTGGACGACCTGGCCGACACCATGAGTTGGCTGGAAAATCTGGCGGAGGAAGAAGGAGAGGATGAAACGGCCGTTCCCGATTGGCTGCCCAACGACGAAGATGTCGCCCCGGAAACACGTCACGTTCCGCCTGTCGCTCCGGCGCTGCTGGCCGAGCTGGCCTGGTTAGAAGAAGAGACCGATTGGTCATCGGCGGCTGCCCCCACACCGGATAGTGACCTGGATGCGCTGATAATTTCCGACGAAGAATTGGCCGCCGCTCTGGACCAACTTGAATCTCTGGTCGGCCTATCGCCGGTCGAAGAAGAACCGCCTGCCCCGCAACCAAAAGATCTGCCTGCAGACATAGCGGATGAGGCTGACGATTTGCTTGTCGGCGAGTGGTCTGACGATGAATGGTCTGACGATTTGTGGGACGATGCCTTGCTAAACGACGCCCTGGACGAGGATGGTGATTTGCTGGAACCCACCGTCGCCAAGATAGAATCGTCTGAGTCTGCTGCTGGCGACGATTTACTAGAGGCCATACCGGACGACCCCGATGAGGCGATGGCCTGGTTAGAACGATTGGCCGCCCGCCAGGGTGCGTCGCTCGATGAACTGCCATCCCTGTACGATGCCGATGAAGCGACATTGGCGGCGCTAACGGCCGTACCTCCCCTGGACGACGCCCCTGCGCCGGCAATAGCCCCGAAGCGGACATCGCCGACAACATTGACGATGCGATGGCCTGGCTGGAGCAGTTGGCCGCCCGCCAGGGCGCATCTCTGGACGAGCTGCCCAGTGTGCAAGACCCGTTGGATGACATTCAGGCCCCGGCCTGGATTGTTGCCCAGCAAGACGCCGCCGCCGAAATAG